A part of Larkinella insperata genomic DNA contains:
- a CDS encoding DUF2480 family protein, with the protein METEEIVNRVTKSGLVTLDLEDYYHTGERVVYDLKDNLFMGMILKEKDFRDFLKAHDWSQYDGKNVAVTCSEDAIIPTWAYMLLTIYLEPHAHTVVFGSLQDLEEKLYFDAINRINIEDFRDSRVVVKGCSKVAVPTAAYVEITRRLRPVAQSIMFGEPCSTVPLYKRPKQ; encoded by the coding sequence ATGGAAACGGAAGAGATTGTTAATCGAGTGACCAAAAGTGGTCTGGTAACGCTGGATCTGGAAGATTACTACCACACCGGCGAACGGGTTGTCTACGATCTGAAAGACAATCTGTTCATGGGCATGATTTTAAAGGAAAAAGACTTCCGCGACTTCCTGAAAGCCCACGACTGGAGCCAGTACGACGGCAAGAATGTGGCCGTCACCTGCTCGGAGGACGCCATCATACCGACCTGGGCCTACATGCTACTGACCATTTACCTGGAACCGCACGCCCATACCGTTGTTTTTGGTTCGCTCCAGGATTTGGAAGAAAAACTCTATTTCGACGCCATCAACCGGATCAATATCGAAGACTTCCGCGACAGCCGCGTGGTTGTCAAAGGGTGTAGCAAAGTGGCGGTACCGACGGCGGCTTACGTCGAAATTACCCGGCGGCTGCGGCCCGTTGCCCAAAGCATCATGTTCGGCGAACCCTGCAGTACCGTGCCCCTGTACAAGCGCCCCAAACAGTAA
- the tsaB gene encoding tRNA (adenosine(37)-N6)-threonylcarbamoyltransferase complex dimerization subunit type 1 TsaB: protein MSLILSIDTSTTVCSVALHRGGALAACYELFTEKSSSGMLTTLIQHTVQHSGHQLSELDAVAVAKGPGSYTGLRIGVSTAKGLCFALDKPLLAIDTLKAMVWQINGFYPGSYALCPMLDARRMEVYCAVYDPEGRVIQPTSAQIIDEYAFADRLAQQPVVFFGNGAAKCRTVLSHQPNAVFPAQIVHPSAKTVGQLAALAYEQAQFEDVANFEPYYLKDFVGTKPKKLVV, encoded by the coding sequence ATGTCCCTCATTCTCTCCATTGATACCTCCACAACCGTTTGTTCAGTAGCCTTGCACCGCGGTGGGGCGCTGGCGGCCTGTTACGAACTTTTTACGGAAAAATCCTCGTCGGGGATGCTGACGACGCTCATTCAGCATACCGTGCAGCACAGCGGTCATCAGCTGTCGGAGCTGGATGCCGTTGCCGTTGCGAAAGGACCGGGTTCGTATACCGGGTTACGGATTGGCGTTTCCACGGCCAAAGGGTTGTGCTTTGCGCTCGATAAACCCCTGCTGGCGATCGATACGCTTAAAGCGATGGTTTGGCAGATAAACGGTTTTTACCCGGGCTCTTACGCCCTCTGCCCCATGCTCGACGCCCGGCGAATGGAAGTCTATTGCGCCGTTTACGATCCCGAAGGCCGGGTGATTCAGCCGACGTCGGCGCAAATCATCGATGAATACGCGTTTGCCGATCGGCTGGCTCAACAGCCCGTCGTGTTTTTTGGGAACGGAGCTGCCAAGTGCCGGACCGTTTTATCCCACCAGCCCAACGCTGTTTTCCCGGCACAAATTGTTCATCCGTCGGCCAAAACCGTGGGGCAACTGGCGGCTCTTGCCTACGAACAGGCGCAGTTTGAAGATGTCGCCAACTTCGAACCGTACTATCTAAAGGATTTTGTGGGAACCAAGCCGAAGAAATTGGTTGTTTAG